One segment of Alligator mississippiensis isolate rAllMis1 chromosome 13, rAllMis1, whole genome shotgun sequence DNA contains the following:
- the TMEM184A gene encoding transmembrane protein 184A — protein sequence MSNTTHTNGASPTEGGVEATSMAATMLPAGLFTTVDPSHFTVGDGSQLKAMQNYTQDGQQIFLTTTAAQVISGLFVWSALILTFHQIYSHLRNYTMPNEQRYIIRILFIVPIYAFDSWLSLLLIGSHQYYVYFDSVRDCYEAFVIYSFLSLCFEYLGGESTIMAEIRGKPVVSSCLYGTCCLRGMSYSIGFLRFCKQATLQFCIVKPLMAIVTIILQAFGKYHDGDFNIHSGYLYITIIYNFSVSLALYALFLFYFATMELLRPFEPVLKFLTIKAVVFLSFWQGMLLAILEKCGVIPEVQIIDGKEVGAGTVSAGYQNFIICIEMLFASIALRYAFTCQVYREKKENSTANLAPMQSISSGLKETMSPQDIVQDAIHNFSPAYQQYTQQSMQEMEMKGPGQNGHVSSKAEGNKGKRSKNIEKRVLIISDDEP from the exons aTGAGTAATACCACACACACCAACGGGGCGTCTCCCACCGAGGGTGGTGTGGAGGCGACAAGCATGGCTGCGACCATgctgccagcagggctgttcaCGACGGTGGATCCCAGCCATTTCACTGTTGGAGACGGCTCCCAGCTTAAGGCCATGCAGAACTACACTCAAGACGGCCAGCAGATTTTCCTGACCACAACAGCAGCACAAGTGATCTCTGGGCTGTTTGTGTGGTCGGCACTGATTCTCACCTTCCACCAG atCTACTCACATCTGCGGAATTACACCATGCCCAATGAGCAGCGCTACATCATCCGCATCCTCTTCATTGTGCCCATCTATGCCTTCGACTCCTGgctcagcctcctgctcattggAAGTCACCAGTATTACGTATACTTTGACTCGGTGCGTGACTGTTATGAAG CGTTTGTCATCTACAGTTTCCTGAGCCTCTGCTTCGAGTAcctgggaggggagagcaccatcatGGCTGAGATCCGGGGGAAGCCTGTTGT ATCCAGTTGCCTTTATGGGACTTGCTGCCTGCGAGGAATGTCCTATTCCATCGGGTTCCTTAGGTTCTGCAAGCAG GCAACGCTGCAGTTCTGCATCGTGAAGCCCCTCATGGCCATCGTCACCATTATCCTACAGGCATTCGGGAAGTACCACGATGGCGACTTTAA TATTCACAGTGGATACCTCTATATCACCATCATCTACAACTTCTCCGTCAGCCTGGCACTCTACGCGCTCTTCCTCTTCTACTTTGCCACCATGGAGCTCCTGCGCCCATTTGAACCAGTCCTCAAGTTCCTCACTATCAAGGCAGTTGTCTTCCTGTCCTTCTGGCAAG GGATGCTGCTGGCCATCCTGGAGAAATGTGGGGTGATCCCTGAAGTTCAGATCATCGATGGAAAGGAGGTGGGAGCTGGGACAGTTTCTGCTGGCTACCAGAATTTCATCATCTGCATTGAGATGCTTTTTGCCTCCATTGCTTTGCGCTATGCCTTTACCTGCCAGGTATACAGAGAGAAGAAGGAAAACTCAACAG caaaccTTGCCCCCATGCAGAGCATCTCCAGTGGGCTGAAGGAGACTATGAGCCCTCAGGATATCGTCCAGGATGCCATCCACAACTTCTCCCCTGCAtaccagcagtacacccagcagTCCATGcaagaaatggaaatgaaaggCCCTGGGCAGAATGGACATGTGTCCTCCAAAGCTGAGGGGAACAAGGGCAAAAGAAGCAAAAACATTGAGAAGAGGGTGCTGATCATCTCGGATGATGAACCGTAG